Proteins encoded within one genomic window of Paroedura picta isolate Pp20150507F chromosome 17, Ppicta_v3.0, whole genome shotgun sequence:
- the VASN gene encoding vasorin isoform X1 — MALESSLDGLRACVCVCLCRLMGQESVEVRGPSSSHAAGSAAGRSCFLEAGRPALPPPRHLVDGNAPAQVGGQTLPLPPGKVLEGGQTHGQDRAGGRGRRGDPRRDGAWAATRQSLGWKGLLVSKGGGRSPGASPGRACGQAGPFSLVGALPVLSWAWLPRGSPSIPLLGVCVCLSPGLPLLGNAQWPAEGGEGPDGEALVASHVAWQRNPALAFLLRGGDVQGQLSPQSPSFWLPLASRLLPPGSRSQGAGPAPLPHNSGPCPPCLGQAGEEKEPERVSAMRLPVLWTLLLFPAGIVAQGCPAQCQCSQPRTVFCISRRSHTVPRGLPPDTANLYVFENGIHSLSEDSFAGLPALQLLDLSQNQISGLPRDVFQPLADLSNLDLSSNQLREVTNESFYGLHRLERLYLHYNQIRLIHPQAFDSLQSLLELKLQDNRLQDLPPLHLPTLLLLDISRNQIATLEPGTFHVGRLESLRIAGLNLQHVDEDLLQQLPNLHELDCSDNQLSAVPPALKRLRGLTKLRLAGNARIAQLRPEDFQELLHLQELDISNLSLNLLPRDFLTAFPRLKALTAAENPFNCVCQMSWFVAWLSSSRAALQRSEETRCHFPPKNAGRLLQHLEYVDFGCPTTTAATTTAWKANSPRLTTPAQSSSHVPPEPGTASSTPRPGSSPLPPDTTPAAQPGPQAHLCPPYTCLNGGTCHLEGHHRLACSCPAGFSGSYCEAQAPAATLPPATPAPAWPKEIAIKHVGGTSLKVDLQDYIGSRSRMKGIRLTYSNLSGPDKRPVTLNLPATLAEYTVGELRPNSSYHICVGPLGDRPREEDFCLEAHTLPLTHQQHAPVAQGRPPNLTLLVVPAVTAALLVALAVAAVLCYVRRRQGKARGTVGTSSGPLELEGVKACLEKNGDPKLPGRAASPSPLEYEVPLMDPQRTSTSPPRAQRPSYF; from the exons ATGGCTTTGGAATCCTCATTAGACGGGCtccgtgcgtgtgtgtgtgtgtgtttgtgtcggCTGATGGGGCAGGAGAGTGTGGAGGTGCGAGGGCCGTCCTCCTCCCACGCAGCTGGCTCGGCTGCTGGAAGGAGTTGCTTCTTGGAAGCCGGCCGTCCTGCTCTGCCTCCTCCCCGGCACCTGGTGGACGGGAACGCTCCGGCCCAAGTGGGCGGCCAgacgctgccgctgccgccgggGAAGGTTCTGGAAGGAGGGCAGACCCATGGCCAAGACAGGGCCGGAGGCAGGGGCAGGCGGGGAGACCCAAGAAGAGACGGGGCCTGGGCTGCCACGAGGCAGTCACTGGGATGGAAAGGCCTCCTCGTGAGCAAGGGAGGCGGCCGTTCCCCTGGAGCAAGCCCTGGGAGAGCCTGTGGGCAGGCTGGGCCCTTCTCCCTTGTGGGCGCACTCCCAGTGCTCAGCTGGGCCTGGCTTCCTCGAGGAAGCCCATCCATCCCTCtcctgggggtgtgtgtgtgtctctccccagggctgcccctgctggGCAACGCTCAATGGCCGGccgagggaggagaggggcccgATGGGGAAGCGCTCGTGGCCTCCCACGTTGCCTGGCAAAGGAACCCCGCCCTCGCCTTCCTCCTCCGAGGGGGAGATGTGCAGGGGCAGTTGAGCCCCCAGTCGCCCTCTTTCTGGTTGCCGCTGGCAAGCCGTCTCCTACCTCCAGGGAGCCGGAGTCAGGGCGCGGGGCCAGCTCCCCTCCCACACAATAGCGGCCCTTGTCCGCCCTGCCTCGGCCAGGCTGGCGAGGAAAAAGAGCCGGAAAG GGTCAGCGCCATGAGGCTGCCCGTGCTCTGGACACTCCTGCTCTTCCCGGCGGGGATCGTGGCCCAGGGCTGTCCGGCCCAATGCCAGTGCAGCCAGCCCCGGACGGTCTTCTGCATCTCCCGGAGGAGCCACACCGTCCCTCGGGGGCTGCCCCCGGACACGGCCAACCTGTATGTCTTCGAGAACGGCATCCACTCCCTGAGTGAGGACAGCTTTGCGGGGCTGCCGGCCCTGCAGCTCCTGGACCTCTCCCAGAACCAGATCTCCGGCCTGCCCCGGGATGTCTTCCAGCCGCTGGCCGACCTCTCCAACCTCGACCTCTCCTCCAACCAGCTCCGAGAGGTCACCAACGAGAGCTTCTACGGACTGCACCGGCTGGAGCGCCTCTACCTGCACTACAACCAGATACGGCTGATCCACCCGCAGGCCTTCGACTCCTTGCAGAGCCTGCTGGAGCTGAAGCTGCAGGACAACCGGCTGCAGGATCTGCCGCCGCTGCAcctgcccaccctcctcctcctggacATCAGCCGCAACCAGATCGCCACCCTTGAGCCGGGCACCTTCCACGTAGGCCGGCTCGAGTCCCTGAGGATCGCCGGCCTCAACCTGCAGCACGTGGACGAGGACTTGCTGCAGCAGCTCCCCAACCTGCACGAGCTGGACTGCTCCGACAACCAGCTGAGCGCCGTGCCGCCGGCTCTGAAGCGGCTGCGCGGCCTGACCAAGCTGCGTCTGGCCGGGAACGCCCGCATCGCCCAGCTGCGGCCGGAGGACTTCCAGGAGCTTCTCCACCTCCAGGAGCTGGACATCAGCAACCTCAGCCTCAACCTGCTCCCCCGGGACTTCCTCACCGCCTTTCCCCGGCTCAAGGCCCTGACGGCCGCCGAGAACCCCTTCAACTGCGTCTGCCAGATGAGCTGGTTTGTCGCCTggctgagcagcagcagggcTGCGCTCCAGAGGTCGGAGGAGACCCGATGCCATTTCCCGCCCAAGAATGCCGGCCGGCTGCTCCAGCATCTGGAGTACGTGGATTTCGGGTGCCCGACCACCACCGCAGCCACCACCACCGCCTGGAAAGCCAACAGCCCCCGGCTCACCACACCCGCTCAGAGCAGCAGCCACGTCCCACCGGAGCCCGGCACGGCCAGCTCCACGCCCAGGCCAGGGAGCTCCCCTCTGCCGCCAGACACCACCCCGGCAGCCCAGCCTGGCCCCCAGGCACACCTCTGCCCACCCTACACCTGCCTCAACGGGGGCACCTGCCATCTGGAGGGTCACCACCGCCTGGCGTGCAGCTGCCCCGCGGGCTTCTCGGGCTCGTACTGTGAGGCCCAAGCCCCGGCGGCCACCCTGCCACCCGCCACCCCGGCCCCCGCGTGGCCCAAAGAAATCGCCATCAAGCACGTCGGCGGCACCTCCCTGAAAGTGGACCTGCAGGACTACATTGGGTCCCGGAGCCGGATGAAAGGGATCCGGCTCACGTACAGCAACCTCTCCGGCCCCGACAAGCGCCCGGTCACCCTCAACCTGCCGGCCACGCTGGCCGAATACACCGTGGGGGAgctgaggcccaactcctcctaccACATCTGCGTGGGGCCGCTGGGCGACAGGCCCCGCGAGGAGGACTTCTGCCTGGAGGCGCACACCCTGCCCCTGACCCACCAGCAGCACGCCCCCGTCGCTCAGGGCAGGCCCCCCAACTTGACGCTCTTGGTGGTGCCCGCGGTCACGGCGGCCCTGCTGGTGGCGCTGGCGGTAGCGGCCGTCTTGTGCTACGTCCGGAGGCGGCAGGGGAAGGCACGGGGCACCGTGGGCACCAGCTCTGGCCCGCTGGAGCTCGAGGGGGTCAAGGCCTGCCTCGAGAAGAACGGGGACCCAAAGCTCCCAGGGAGAGCAGCGTCCCCCAGCCCCTTGGAGTACGAAGTGCCCCTCATGGACCCGCAACGCACCAGCACCTCCCCgcccagagcccagaggccctCCTACTTTTAG
- the GLIS2 gene encoding zinc finger protein GLIS2 isoform X2: MEESPGMQRRPKRTLHRRPRLRQAPRLPPDQSLPLSIMHSLDEPLDLKLRVSALRAARENCDKGLSTRCRGPPRDVRALEDSAAPGSPGSPPESLPAPSKGQEGFSSPPTVDLSLSPPSGLDSPSGSTSLSPDRPSSGELVNSSALRDLQSLRYIEGLHRSFQLFLPLSSGGALHLPPSAFLSTPKEKHLCPDLPLQKQLVCRWSKCNQPFDLLQDLVDHVNDFHVKPEKDAGYCCHWEGCARHGRGFNARYKMLIHIRTHTNEKPHRCPTCSKSFSRLENLKIHNRSHTGEKPYVCPYEGCNKRYSNSSDRFKHTRTHYVDKPYFCKMPGCHKRYTDPSSLRKHIKAHGHFISHEQQELLKAQPAPAALPASPDLPFLSRAQLVIPNPGALFGGHGLPLTPAPLDLSAFACGGIGAAALPGLPRPLMAPLNLAKNPLLASPFAASSLGLPVVSLLAGAAAKAGAERAPLGCGPRPAKSGRPQGPQSCKEAIERAEPARRRSPPEGLSLLPGGVLDLSTGMNSGGSAEPLAPGWVVIPTGSVLLKQAVVN, from the exons ATGGAAGAGTCTCCAGGAATGCAGCGGAGGCCGAAAAGAACTCTGCACAGGCGGCCAAG GCTGCGCCAGGCCCCCCGTCTGCCCCCTGACCAGAGCCTTCCGCTCAGCATCATGCACTCGCTGGACGAGCCCCTCGACCTGAAGCTGAGGGTCTCCGCGCTCCGGGCTGCCAGGGAGAATTGCGACAAGGGGCTCAGCACCAGATGCCGAGGCCCGCCACGGGACGTCCGGGCCCTGGAGGACAGCGCTGCACCAGGCAGCCCCGGATCCCCCCCTGAGA gcCTCCCAGCACCCTCCAAAGGGCAGGAGGGCTTCTCCTCGCCCCCCACCGTTGACCTGAGCTTGTCCCCTCCATCGGGCCTGGACTCCCCCAGCGGCAGCACCTCGCTCTCCCCAGACAGGCCTAGCAGTGGGGAGCTGGTGAACTCCTCCGCTCTCCGC GACCTCCAGTCCCTCCGCTACATCGAAGGCCTCCACCGCTCCTTCCAGCTCTTCCTGCCCCTGAGCTCCGGGGGGGCCCTGCACCTGCCGCCCTCGGCTTTCCTGAGCACCCCCAAGGAGAAGCACCTCTGCCCGGATCTGCCCCTCCAGAAGCAGCTGGTGTGCCGGTGGTCCAAG TGCAACCAGCCCTTCGACCTGCTGCAAGACCTGGTCGATCACGTCAACGACTTCCACGTCAAGCCCGAGAAAGACGCCGGCTACTGCTGTCACTGGGAGGGCTGCGCTCGCCACGGCCGCGGCTTCAATGCCAG gTACAAGATGCTGATCCACATCCGGACACACACCAACGAGAAACCCCACCGCTGCCCCACCTGCAGCAAGAGCTTCTCCCGGCTGGAAAACCTCAAGATCCACAACCGCTCCCACACCG GTGAGAAGCCCTACGTCTGTCCCTACGAAGGCTGCAACAAGCGGTACTCCAACTCCAGCGACCGCTTCAAGCACACCCGCACCCACTACGTGGACAAGCCCTACTTCTGCAAGATGCCCGGCTGCCACAAGCGCTACACGGACCCCAGCTCCCTGCGCAAGCACATCAAGGCCCACGGCCACTTCATCTCCCACGAGCAGCAGGAGCTGCTGAAAGCCCAGCCGGCCCCCGccgccctccccgcctcccccgacctgcccttcctcagcagggcccAGCTGGTCATCCCCAACCCCGGCGCCCTCTTCGGCGGCCACGGCCTGCCCCTCACGCCCGCCCCGCTGGACCTCAGCGCCTTCGCCTGCGGTGGGATCGGGGCCGCCGCTCTGCCCGGCCTGCCCAGGCCCCTGATGGCGCCTCTGAACTTGGCCAAGAACCCGCTCCTCGCCTCGCCCTTTGCCGCCAGCAGCCTGGGACTGCCCGTCGTCTCACTGCTGGCCGGGGCGGCCGCCAAGGCTGGAGCCGAGCGGGCCCCCCTGGGCTGTGGGCCCCGGCCGGCCAAAAGCGGCCGTCCGCAAGGCCCCCAAAGCTGCAAGGAGGCCATCGAGCGGGCCGAGCCGGCCAGGCGACGGTCACCTCCGGAGGGCCTCTCGCTGCTGCCGGGGGGCGTCTTGGACCTGTCCACGGGTATGAACTCCGGGGGGAGCGCCGAACCCCTGGCTCCCGGCTGGGTGGTCATCCCCACGGGCTCCGTCCTGCTGAAGCAAGCAGTGGTGAACTGA
- the VASN gene encoding vasorin isoform X2, giving the protein MRLPVLWTLLLFPAGIVAQGCPAQCQCSQPRTVFCISRRSHTVPRGLPPDTANLYVFENGIHSLSEDSFAGLPALQLLDLSQNQISGLPRDVFQPLADLSNLDLSSNQLREVTNESFYGLHRLERLYLHYNQIRLIHPQAFDSLQSLLELKLQDNRLQDLPPLHLPTLLLLDISRNQIATLEPGTFHVGRLESLRIAGLNLQHVDEDLLQQLPNLHELDCSDNQLSAVPPALKRLRGLTKLRLAGNARIAQLRPEDFQELLHLQELDISNLSLNLLPRDFLTAFPRLKALTAAENPFNCVCQMSWFVAWLSSSRAALQRSEETRCHFPPKNAGRLLQHLEYVDFGCPTTTAATTTAWKANSPRLTTPAQSSSHVPPEPGTASSTPRPGSSPLPPDTTPAAQPGPQAHLCPPYTCLNGGTCHLEGHHRLACSCPAGFSGSYCEAQAPAATLPPATPAPAWPKEIAIKHVGGTSLKVDLQDYIGSRSRMKGIRLTYSNLSGPDKRPVTLNLPATLAEYTVGELRPNSSYHICVGPLGDRPREEDFCLEAHTLPLTHQQHAPVAQGRPPNLTLLVVPAVTAALLVALAVAAVLCYVRRRQGKARGTVGTSSGPLELEGVKACLEKNGDPKLPGRAASPSPLEYEVPLMDPQRTSTSPPRAQRPSYF; this is encoded by the coding sequence ATGAGGCTGCCCGTGCTCTGGACACTCCTGCTCTTCCCGGCGGGGATCGTGGCCCAGGGCTGTCCGGCCCAATGCCAGTGCAGCCAGCCCCGGACGGTCTTCTGCATCTCCCGGAGGAGCCACACCGTCCCTCGGGGGCTGCCCCCGGACACGGCCAACCTGTATGTCTTCGAGAACGGCATCCACTCCCTGAGTGAGGACAGCTTTGCGGGGCTGCCGGCCCTGCAGCTCCTGGACCTCTCCCAGAACCAGATCTCCGGCCTGCCCCGGGATGTCTTCCAGCCGCTGGCCGACCTCTCCAACCTCGACCTCTCCTCCAACCAGCTCCGAGAGGTCACCAACGAGAGCTTCTACGGACTGCACCGGCTGGAGCGCCTCTACCTGCACTACAACCAGATACGGCTGATCCACCCGCAGGCCTTCGACTCCTTGCAGAGCCTGCTGGAGCTGAAGCTGCAGGACAACCGGCTGCAGGATCTGCCGCCGCTGCAcctgcccaccctcctcctcctggacATCAGCCGCAACCAGATCGCCACCCTTGAGCCGGGCACCTTCCACGTAGGCCGGCTCGAGTCCCTGAGGATCGCCGGCCTCAACCTGCAGCACGTGGACGAGGACTTGCTGCAGCAGCTCCCCAACCTGCACGAGCTGGACTGCTCCGACAACCAGCTGAGCGCCGTGCCGCCGGCTCTGAAGCGGCTGCGCGGCCTGACCAAGCTGCGTCTGGCCGGGAACGCCCGCATCGCCCAGCTGCGGCCGGAGGACTTCCAGGAGCTTCTCCACCTCCAGGAGCTGGACATCAGCAACCTCAGCCTCAACCTGCTCCCCCGGGACTTCCTCACCGCCTTTCCCCGGCTCAAGGCCCTGACGGCCGCCGAGAACCCCTTCAACTGCGTCTGCCAGATGAGCTGGTTTGTCGCCTggctgagcagcagcagggcTGCGCTCCAGAGGTCGGAGGAGACCCGATGCCATTTCCCGCCCAAGAATGCCGGCCGGCTGCTCCAGCATCTGGAGTACGTGGATTTCGGGTGCCCGACCACCACCGCAGCCACCACCACCGCCTGGAAAGCCAACAGCCCCCGGCTCACCACACCCGCTCAGAGCAGCAGCCACGTCCCACCGGAGCCCGGCACGGCCAGCTCCACGCCCAGGCCAGGGAGCTCCCCTCTGCCGCCAGACACCACCCCGGCAGCCCAGCCTGGCCCCCAGGCACACCTCTGCCCACCCTACACCTGCCTCAACGGGGGCACCTGCCATCTGGAGGGTCACCACCGCCTGGCGTGCAGCTGCCCCGCGGGCTTCTCGGGCTCGTACTGTGAGGCCCAAGCCCCGGCGGCCACCCTGCCACCCGCCACCCCGGCCCCCGCGTGGCCCAAAGAAATCGCCATCAAGCACGTCGGCGGCACCTCCCTGAAAGTGGACCTGCAGGACTACATTGGGTCCCGGAGCCGGATGAAAGGGATCCGGCTCACGTACAGCAACCTCTCCGGCCCCGACAAGCGCCCGGTCACCCTCAACCTGCCGGCCACGCTGGCCGAATACACCGTGGGGGAgctgaggcccaactcctcctaccACATCTGCGTGGGGCCGCTGGGCGACAGGCCCCGCGAGGAGGACTTCTGCCTGGAGGCGCACACCCTGCCCCTGACCCACCAGCAGCACGCCCCCGTCGCTCAGGGCAGGCCCCCCAACTTGACGCTCTTGGTGGTGCCCGCGGTCACGGCGGCCCTGCTGGTGGCGCTGGCGGTAGCGGCCGTCTTGTGCTACGTCCGGAGGCGGCAGGGGAAGGCACGGGGCACCGTGGGCACCAGCTCTGGCCCGCTGGAGCTCGAGGGGGTCAAGGCCTGCCTCGAGAAGAACGGGGACCCAAAGCTCCCAGGGAGAGCAGCGTCCCCCAGCCCCTTGGAGTACGAAGTGCCCCTCATGGACCCGCAACGCACCAGCACCTCCCCgcccagagcccagaggccctCCTACTTTTAG
- the GLIS2 gene encoding zinc finger protein GLIS2 isoform X1 → MHSLDEPLDLKLRVSALRAARENCDKGLSTRCRGPPRDVRALEDSAAPGSPGSPPESLPAPSKGQEGFSSPPTVDLSLSPPSGLDSPSGSTSLSPDRPSSGELVNSSALRDLQSLRYIEGLHRSFQLFLPLSSGGALHLPPSAFLSTPKEKHLCPDLPLQKQLVCRWSKCNQPFDLLQDLVDHVNDFHVKPEKDAGYCCHWEGCARHGRGFNARYKMLIHIRTHTNEKPHRCPTCSKSFSRLENLKIHNRSHTGEKPYVCPYEGCNKRYSNSSDRFKHTRTHYVDKPYFCKMPGCHKRYTDPSSLRKHIKAHGHFISHEQQELLKAQPAPAALPASPDLPFLSRAQLVIPNPGALFGGHGLPLTPAPLDLSAFACGGIGAAALPGLPRPLMAPLNLAKNPLLASPFAASSLGLPVVSLLAGAAAKAGAERAPLGCGPRPAKSGRPQGPQSCKEAIERAEPARRRSPPEGLSLLPGGVLDLSTGMNSGGSAEPLAPGWVVIPTGSVLLKQAVVN, encoded by the exons ATGCACTCGCTGGACGAGCCCCTCGACCTGAAGCTGAGGGTCTCCGCGCTCCGGGCTGCCAGGGAGAATTGCGACAAGGGGCTCAGCACCAGATGCCGAGGCCCGCCACGGGACGTCCGGGCCCTGGAGGACAGCGCTGCACCAGGCAGCCCCGGATCCCCCCCTGAGA gcCTCCCAGCACCCTCCAAAGGGCAGGAGGGCTTCTCCTCGCCCCCCACCGTTGACCTGAGCTTGTCCCCTCCATCGGGCCTGGACTCCCCCAGCGGCAGCACCTCGCTCTCCCCAGACAGGCCTAGCAGTGGGGAGCTGGTGAACTCCTCCGCTCTCCGC GACCTCCAGTCCCTCCGCTACATCGAAGGCCTCCACCGCTCCTTCCAGCTCTTCCTGCCCCTGAGCTCCGGGGGGGCCCTGCACCTGCCGCCCTCGGCTTTCCTGAGCACCCCCAAGGAGAAGCACCTCTGCCCGGATCTGCCCCTCCAGAAGCAGCTGGTGTGCCGGTGGTCCAAG TGCAACCAGCCCTTCGACCTGCTGCAAGACCTGGTCGATCACGTCAACGACTTCCACGTCAAGCCCGAGAAAGACGCCGGCTACTGCTGTCACTGGGAGGGCTGCGCTCGCCACGGCCGCGGCTTCAATGCCAG gTACAAGATGCTGATCCACATCCGGACACACACCAACGAGAAACCCCACCGCTGCCCCACCTGCAGCAAGAGCTTCTCCCGGCTGGAAAACCTCAAGATCCACAACCGCTCCCACACCG GTGAGAAGCCCTACGTCTGTCCCTACGAAGGCTGCAACAAGCGGTACTCCAACTCCAGCGACCGCTTCAAGCACACCCGCACCCACTACGTGGACAAGCCCTACTTCTGCAAGATGCCCGGCTGCCACAAGCGCTACACGGACCCCAGCTCCCTGCGCAAGCACATCAAGGCCCACGGCCACTTCATCTCCCACGAGCAGCAGGAGCTGCTGAAAGCCCAGCCGGCCCCCGccgccctccccgcctcccccgacctgcccttcctcagcagggcccAGCTGGTCATCCCCAACCCCGGCGCCCTCTTCGGCGGCCACGGCCTGCCCCTCACGCCCGCCCCGCTGGACCTCAGCGCCTTCGCCTGCGGTGGGATCGGGGCCGCCGCTCTGCCCGGCCTGCCCAGGCCCCTGATGGCGCCTCTGAACTTGGCCAAGAACCCGCTCCTCGCCTCGCCCTTTGCCGCCAGCAGCCTGGGACTGCCCGTCGTCTCACTGCTGGCCGGGGCGGCCGCCAAGGCTGGAGCCGAGCGGGCCCCCCTGGGCTGTGGGCCCCGGCCGGCCAAAAGCGGCCGTCCGCAAGGCCCCCAAAGCTGCAAGGAGGCCATCGAGCGGGCCGAGCCGGCCAGGCGACGGTCACCTCCGGAGGGCCTCTCGCTGCTGCCGGGGGGCGTCTTGGACCTGTCCACGGGTATGAACTCCGGGGGGAGCGCCGAACCCCTGGCTCCCGGCTGGGTGGTCATCCCCACGGGCTCCGTCCTGCTGAAGCAAGCAGTGGTGAACTGA
- the LOC143827315 gene encoding mitochondrial import inner membrane translocase subunit TIM16-like isoform X3 encodes MAPAFPEAARASPGPRARSLARPPAGAMAKYLAQIVLVGVQVVGRAFARALRQEFAASQAAAGARGRPAESAAASSISGISLQEAQQILNVSKLSPEEIQKNYEHLFKVNDKSVGGSFYLQSKVVRAKERLEDELRIQQEDAERKPDT; translated from the exons ATGGCGCCCGCCTTCCCGGAAGCCGCGCGTGCCTCTCCGGGACCccgcgctcgctcgctcgcccgcccgcccgccggagcCATg GCCAAGTACTTGGCCCAGATCGTCCTGGTGGGCGTCCAGGTGGTGGGCCGAGCTTTCGCCcgggcgctgcggcaggagttcGCAG CCAGCCAGGCCGCTGCGGGTGCTCGGGGGCGCCCTGCAGAGTCTGCAGCAGCCTCCAGCATCTCTGGGATCAGCCTCCAGGAAGCCCAGCAGATCCTCAATGTCTCCAAGCTGAGCCCAGAGGAAATCCAGAAG AACTACGAGCATCTATTCAAGGTGAATGACAAATCAGTAGGCGGCTCCTTCTACTTGCAGTCcaag GTTGTACGAGCGAAGGAGCGGCTGGAAGACGAACTGCGGATCCAGCAAGAAGACGCAGAGCGCAAGCCAGACACGTAG